The genomic region CGCGTGGTGCGCGGCAGCCGCCGCTGCTCATACTCCTTAAGGGCGCCCGGCACGTCGTCCTGGCGACGCGACAGCACCCGCGCGAGGGTCCAGGCATCCTCGATGCTCTGGCCAGCGCCCGCGGCAAGAAACGGCACCATCGGATGGGCTGCATCGCCAAGCAGAGTGATGCGGCCGGAGCTCCAGCTGTCGATCGGATCGCGATAATACATGCCGGTGATGAAGGCGCTCTGGCACTGCTCGAGCATCTTGCGTGCGCGCGGCTCGGCGTCCTCGAAGGAGCGCAGCATCTCGGAAATGTCGCCGCTCTCGTCCCAGGATTCGCGAGTCACCTCTTGTGCGGGTACCGAGGCGAGGATGCTGTAGAGATTTTTCGGCCGCACCCAATAGGTGATCAAGGTTCGGCCGGGGCCGAACCAGTAATTGCCGCGCTCCTCCAGATTGAGCCCTTCGAGACGCTCTGCTGGAATTAGCGAACGCCACATCAAGATGTTGGCAAAGTGCTTCTGCTCCTGACCCCGCAAATGCTGGCGTACCACCGAATGGATGCCGTCGCAGCCGACCAGCAGATCGCCGCGCACGGTCTCGCCATTCGCAAGCTTTGCCTCGACGCCGCGGGCGTCCTGTGACACCGCCACGCAGCGGGCGCCGAGCCGCTTGGATTCCGCCGGCACCGCATCGGACAGAATTTGCACCAAATCCGCGCGGTGGATATTGTACATCGGCGCCCCGTAGCGCCTGGCGGCCTCGTCACCCAGCGGGGCCTGGTACAGCATCTTGCCGGAGCGCAGGTCGCGATAGTCATAAGACTGCGGCTTGACGCCGACGCTGCGGATCGCGGTCTCGAGCCCGAGCTCGCGCAGTACGATCGCTGCGTTCGCGGCGATCTGGATGCCGGCCCCGATCTCGCTCAGCTCCTTGGCCTGCTCCAGCACAAGCACGTCAACGCCTTGATGACGCAGCGCAATCGCAGTAGTCAATCCGCCGATACCGCCGCCCGCAATGAGCACCCGCATGGTTTGTCTCCGCCCTGTAGTCAAATTAAGTGATTTCACTTAAATTAGGTCAGGATCAGTTCGCATGTCAAGCAGGCGAAGAACCACGCGCGCGAGTTCGGAAGAAACGCGGAACCAGATCAAGGCGGCCGCGCAAATGCTGTTTGCCCGTCATGGCGTCGATGCCGTGACGGTGCAGCAGATCGTCGATGCCGGGGGGCAACGCAACAACGCGGCCCTGCACTACCATTTCGGCTCCAAGGAGGAATTGATCCGCCAGATGGTGGTCGACGGCGCCACCGTGCTCGACGGGCGTCGACGCGAGATGCTGGACGAGATCGAGGCGCGCGGGGGCCCCAAAAGCATCCGGGAGGTGCTGCTGGTGCTGGTCATGCCCGTCATCGAACTCGGCGACGACGAACGCTGGCACGGATATATCCGCTTCACCACGAACCTGCAGGCCTCGGATCCGAAAGCGTTGCGCGACGCGCTCAACGGCCGTTGGAATGCGAGCTATGTCGCGTGCTTCAACTACCTGAAGACGATGCTTCGCCTGCCGGCGCCGATCGTGGAACAGCGCCTTTCAATTTTCGCGATCTACGCCAACGCGATCCTGTCGGCGCACGAGGCCGCCGTCGAGTCGCGCAACACCAAGAGCAGCCGTCTTTGGGGGCAACCATTCACGATCGAGAACATCCTCGATACGCTTGAGGCCACGCTCACCTGCCCGCTCTCGGAGGGCACCTCGTCGAAGCTACCGGCAGGCTAAGGCGCGCCGGTCACATCCCGCTCAGCCCGCTATCCACCGCGAGCGTCTGCGCGGTGACATAGACGCTTTCATCCGACATGAAGAACAGCACGGCATAGGCGATCTCCCACGCCGTCGCCTGACGGCCGAATGGGATATGCCCCTTGCCGCGCGACGGCCGGCCCGCGCCAGCCTCGCGGCCGTTCGGGGTGTCGACCAGCCCGGGATAGACCAGGTTGGCGCGGATGCCGCGCCGCGCGCCCGTGTGAGCGATGTTGCGCATCAGGCCGCCGAGCGCGGCCTTGGAGGAATCGTAGACCGCCATCTGCGACCCCGCCTTCAGCGCCGCGATCGAGGAGATGAAGACGATCGAGCCGCCGTCTTCGAATTTCGGCAAGGCCGCGCGGCAGCACAGCATCGGGCCGCGGACATTGACGTCGTAGATCCTGTTCCACTCCTCCGCGCTGACATTGTCGAGCCCGGTCTTGCCGAAAGTGCCGATGTTCAGCACCATGCCATCGAGCCCGCCCATCGTGCGATGCGCTTCATCAATCATCCTGATGACGTCGGCCTCTTGAGTGACATCGGCGGCGATCGCGAAGGCGCGGCCGCCATCATCAGCAATACGCGCAACCGTGTCCTCGGCCGAGGTACGGTTGAGGTCGGCGACCGCGACATGCGCGCCCTCGCGCGCGAACAGCAGGCTCATGGCGCGGCCGTTGCCGATCGGATCGGTCGCGGCATCGAACACGCGCTGGCCGCCGCCGACCACCAGGATGCGGCGGCCGTTGAGGCGTCCCCGGCCCGGCGCGGTGCCGGACGATTCCGCGCTCAGCGGACGCACATGGCGTTCCGGCTTGGTGTCTTGCTTGGCCTCTTGCGAAGTCTCCGGCATCCGATTCAACCCCGCTTCCTGCCGCCCTCGTAGACCGCCATGCCGGCGGCCGGATCGAGATCGGTCTCGGTTGCCTCCGTCAGCCGCGCCATCGTCATGTAGAAGCCGAGCGCGACGATCGCCTCGACGATCTCCTGATCGCTGAAATGCTCGCGCATGCCGGCGAAGGCGGCATCGCCGACGCGCACCTTCTCGACCACCTCGCGGCCGAAGCCGAGCAGCGCGCGTTCGGACGCGTTCAGCGCCGCATCGTCGTAATTGCCGCGCTCGACGGCATCGATCTGCGCCTGGGTGACGCCGACACCGAGCGCGATCGGCACATGTTGCCGCCATTCATAGGCGCCGCCCTCGAGCTGCGCGGCCTGCAGGATCAGGAGCTCGCGGTTGACCGCCGACAGCTTCTGCTTGTGCAGGATCGAATTGGCGAGCCGCATCAGCGGAATGGCATTGGCCTCGGCATGGGCCATCATGCGGAAGATGTTGAGCTTGACCGGCATGCGGTCGAATGCGGCGCGGATGTCGCCGCCCGTCGTGTCCGGATCAATCAGAGGCAGCCTTGCCACGCGTCTCTCCCTTTTTTGCGCCTGTTCGTTGTTCTTGCCCGTCGTTCTTGCCGTCGGTGCGACCAGCTAATGCACCGGGCCGACCGAGATCAAGCCAACCGCTCGACATTGCCCGAATTGCGGGGTTCAGCCATGCGGTTCCGCGCTTGAATCCGCATCCACGGGCAGGCATAAGGAGCGCCAACTCCCCTAAAAAATGCCCTTGGCCCAAGGATTTGAGAAGGATTTACGATGCCCGCCTATCGCTCCCGCACCACCACCCACGGCCGCAACATGGCGGGTGCACGCGGCCTCTGGCGCGCCACCGGCATGAAGAACGAGGATTTCGGCAAGCCGATCATCGCGGTGGTCAATTCCTTCACCCAGTTCGTGCCCGGCCACGTCCATCTGCAGAATCTCGGCCAGCTGGTCGCGCGCGAGATCGAGAAGGCCGGCGGGGTGGCAAAAGAGTTCAACACCATTGCGGTCGATGACGGCATCGCGATGGGTCATGACGGCATGCTGTACAGCCTGCCCTCGCGCGAGCTGATCGCCGACAGCGTCGAATACATGGTCAACGCGCATTGCGCGGACGCGATGGTCTGCATCTCCAACTGCGACAAGATCACGCCCGGCATGCTGATGGCGACGCTGCGGCTCAACATCCCGACCGTGTTCGTCTCGGGCGGACCGATGGAGTCGGGCAAGATCCTGCTCAAGGGCAAGAAGCGCGCGGTCGACCTGATCGACGCGATGGTCGCGGCCGCCGACTCCAACGTGTCGGACGAGGACGTCGCGGTGATCGAGCGCTCGGCCTGCCCGACCTGCGGCTCCTGCTCCGGCATGTTCACCGCGAACTCGATGAACTGCCTGACCGAGGCACTCGGCCTCGCGCTGCCCGGCAACGGCTCGGTGCTCGCGACCCACGCCGACCGCAAGAGCCTGTTCGTCGAGGCCGGCCATCTGATCGTCGACCTCGCCCGCCGCTACTATGAGCAGGACGACGCCAAGGTGCTGCCGCGCAACATCGCGAACTTCAAGTCGTTCGAGAACGCGATGACGCTCGACATTGCGATGGGCGGCTCGACCAACACCGTGCTGCATCTGCTCGCCGCCGCGCGCGAGGGCGAAGTGCCGTTCACGATGACCGATATCGACCGCCTGTCACGCAAGGTGCCGGTGCTCTGCAAGGTCGCGCCCTCGGTGCAGGACGTCCACATGGAGGACGTGCATCACGCCGGCGGCATCATGGCGATCCTGGGCGAGCTCGACCGCGCCAAGCTGCTCACGACCGACGGGCCGACCGTGCACGCCGCGACACTGGAGGATGCGCTGAACCGCTGGGACGTGGTGCGGACATCAAGCGACAAGGTACGCAACTTCTATTGCGCCGCGCCGGGCGGCGTGCCGACCCAGGAAGCCTTCAGCCAGGACCGCCGCTTCGACGAGGTCGATCTCGACCGCGCCAAGGGCTGCATCCGCGACGCCGCGCATGCCTATTCCAAGGACGGCGGCCTCGCCGTGCTGTTCGGCAACCTTGCCGAGGACGGCTGCATCGTGAAGACCGCCGGCGTCGACGAGAGCATTTTGAAGTTCTCCGGCCCTGCCCGCATCTTCGAAAGCCAGGACGCATCGGTCGAAGCCATCCTTGGCAACAAGGTGAAGGCCGGCGACGTCGTGCTGATCCGCTATGAGGGTCCGCGCGGCGGCCCGGGCATGCAGGAGATGCTGTACCCGACCAGCTATCTGAAGTCGAAAGGCCTCGGAAAGGCCTGTGCGCTGATCACCGACGGCCGCTTCTCCGGCGGATCGTCCGGCCTGTCGATCGGCCACGTCTCGCCGGAAGCCGCCGAAGGCGGCCTGATCGGCCTCGTCGAGGAAGGCGACGTCATCGAGTTCGACATCCCGAACCGCAAGGTCAACCTCGCGGTCGACGATGCCGAATTGAAGCGTCGCCGCGGGGCGATGGAAGCCAGGGGCAATGCGGCCTGGAAGCCGGCGGCGCCGCGCAAGCGCGCCGTCTCGACCGCGCTGAAGGCCTATGCGGCATTCGCCAGCAGCGCGGCCAAGGGTGCGGTTCGCATCCTGCCGGAGTGATCGGCGACAAGTGCTAGGTCACGTGCAAGTCGGCCGCCTCGATCCGGATGCGGTCGGCATGCAGTGACCAGTCGCATAGCGATTGTTCCTGGCAAAACTTGACCTTGGCCATCTCGGTGGCCTGGCCCTCGCTCGAGGCGTCGATCTCAAGCGCGCCCTGGCAGACCTCGCGCTCGCGGCCATTGCCGCCGAGCACGTCCTTCATGAAATGAACGACGAAGCGTGACATGGAACCCTCCCTGCTGCACCGGCAGAGCCCGGGGGTACCACGCTAGCACTAACACGAAAGGGTAGTGAGTTAATTCGGCTGATACGCGTGCGACTGTTCGCAGCGGGGAAAACTACGCGCCGGCCTGGGGCAGGCTGGCGGCAGCGATCGCGACGATCTGCGCAAGACGGCGGCCGATCCTGGCGGGCGCGTTGC from Bradyrhizobium elkanii USDA 76 harbors:
- a CDS encoding SDR family NAD(P)-dependent oxidoreductase; translated protein: MPETSQEAKQDTKPERHVRPLSAESSGTAPGRGRLNGRRILVVGGGQRVFDAATDPIGNGRAMSLLFAREGAHVAVADLNRTSAEDTVARIADDGGRAFAIAADVTQEADVIRMIDEAHRTMGGLDGMVLNIGTFGKTGLDNVSAEEWNRIYDVNVRGPMLCCRAALPKFEDGGSIVFISSIAALKAGSQMAVYDSSKAALGGLMRNIAHTGARRGIRANLVYPGLVDTPNGREAGAGRPSRGKGHIPFGRQATAWEIAYAVLFFMSDESVYVTAQTLAVDSGLSGM
- a CDS encoding carboxymuconolactone decarboxylase family protein, which codes for MARLPLIDPDTTGGDIRAAFDRMPVKLNIFRMMAHAEANAIPLMRLANSILHKQKLSAVNRELLILQAAQLEGGAYEWRQHVPIALGVGVTQAQIDAVERGNYDDAALNASERALLGFGREVVEKVRVGDAAFAGMREHFSDQEIVEAIVALGFYMTMARLTEATETDLDPAAGMAVYEGGRKRG
- the ilvD gene encoding dihydroxy-acid dehydratase, which produces MPAYRSRTTTHGRNMAGARGLWRATGMKNEDFGKPIIAVVNSFTQFVPGHVHLQNLGQLVAREIEKAGGVAKEFNTIAVDDGIAMGHDGMLYSLPSRELIADSVEYMVNAHCADAMVCISNCDKITPGMLMATLRLNIPTVFVSGGPMESGKILLKGKKRAVDLIDAMVAAADSNVSDEDVAVIERSACPTCGSCSGMFTANSMNCLTEALGLALPGNGSVLATHADRKSLFVEAGHLIVDLARRYYEQDDAKVLPRNIANFKSFENAMTLDIAMGGSTNTVLHLLAAAREGEVPFTMTDIDRLSRKVPVLCKVAPSVQDVHMEDVHHAGGIMAILGELDRAKLLTTDGPTVHAATLEDALNRWDVVRTSSDKVRNFYCAAPGGVPTQEAFSQDRRFDEVDLDRAKGCIRDAAHAYSKDGGLAVLFGNLAEDGCIVKTAGVDESILKFSGPARIFESQDASVEAILGNKVKAGDVVLIRYEGPRGGPGMQEMLYPTSYLKSKGLGKACALITDGRFSGGSSGLSIGHVSPEAAEGGLIGLVEEGDVIEFDIPNRKVNLAVDDAELKRRRGAMEARGNAAWKPAAPRKRAVSTALKAYAAFASSAAKGAVRILPE
- a CDS encoding TetR/AcrR family transcriptional regulator; translation: MSSRRRTTRASSEETRNQIKAAAQMLFARHGVDAVTVQQIVDAGGQRNNAALHYHFGSKEELIRQMVVDGATVLDGRRREMLDEIEARGGPKSIREVLLVLVMPVIELGDDERWHGYIRFTTNLQASDPKALRDALNGRWNASYVACFNYLKTMLRLPAPIVEQRLSIFAIYANAILSAHEAAVESRNTKSSRLWGQPFTIENILDTLEATLTCPLSEGTSSKLPAG